The sequence CGGCTGGACTGACATCGCCGTCACTTGGCTGGACGTCGACGACGACGCGGCGGCCAAGATCGTCATCGTTGACAACCGCACGAGCGACCTGGCTGGTTACGACAGCGTGCTCCTCGCGGACATCCTCACCGAACTGCCGGATCTTCAGGGCACCGGCTACGACCAAGACCAGCTCGACCAGCTCCTTGACGAGACGGCACTGCCGGCGCCCATCGAGTTGCCCACTGATGGCGCTGACACGGGTGCTGCGGCGACGGTGGACTACCTCCAGTGGGGCTACTTGCAGTGGTCCTCCACCCGCGTGCGGGTCACACAGGCTGAGGTCGAGCTGCTCGACGCGTTGTACAAGGAGTTCGTCGGCGAGCATGACTCCGACATGGGCTTCGGCTGGCACGTCCTCAACGAAGAGCACCGTGCCGAAGAAGGGGCTGCGGCATGAGCCTCGACGTCCGCTTCGACCCCGCGTACCCCCTTAGCAAGCTCAGGCCTGCGGACTACAACCCGCGACGACTGTCAGAAGAGTCCTTCACCCGGCTCCAGGCGTCGCTGCGCCGCCACGGCGTGGTCAAGCCGGTCATCCTGAACGCCGACGGCACACTGGTCGCAGGTCACCAGCGGACCAAGGGCCTGAAAGCCATCGGGCA is a genomic window of Streptomyces griseochromogenes containing:
- a CDS encoding ParB/RepB/Spo0J family partition protein — its product is MSTAATRIPASLANLAVPVGELNLYHRNPRTGDLDAICESLSINGQYRPIVVNRGTHTGRPNEVLAGNHTFKAAQRLGWTDIAVTWLDVDDDAAAKIVIVDNRTSDLAGYDSVLLADILTELPDLQGTGYDQDQLDQLLDETALPAPIELPTDGADTGAAATVDYLQWGYLQWSSTRVRVTQAEVELLDALYKEFVGEHDSDMGFGWHVLNEEHRAEEGAAA